In one Diabrotica virgifera virgifera chromosome 7, PGI_DIABVI_V3a genomic region, the following are encoded:
- the LOC126888862 gene encoding piggyBac transposable element-derived protein 3-like, translating to MDINTDIKPRCQDVSEETCRAEIYCKRDDSLLDSCKIEIQEECKKESTHDTYVYSDLEQSPIKIEKLDIKPEVSEEPYREEIYHNKMDYSLLDTCKIEVQEESKEESTHDTFVYSDLEQFPIKIEAKQDESKLTPVEEIGTNETDIHKMESLPSTSKEKRWSRPLTEDELLDLLMKDDDSEILRLSDADDANSIADLNDVSSEFGDDIQDIEETIFDGLIQEQKSTERGELENLEYPNEVTTEQPMSEDMKTKENSNQTTEKQTTAKERLLEFCEEFKLTNKKDVCWKKNITYLTRPVQWFVPEEVQVDELPAPIEYFMKYIPDALFEKISEMTNLHAVQKNIARFSPSDKEEIKRFVGIHIIMGNLKFPRARLYWSQLTGISIVKDNMTFNRFSKLRNTIHLVDVTARGDETDRMWKVREIYNSIRNRCRELQTETNLCIDEQIVPFKGQINVKQYLPNKPKKWGIKLWILAGQSGTIYDFIIYQGAETEIKENYAQFGQGAGTVMQLVERIEETHHGLYFDNFFSSYHLFQWLNNKSIMAVGTIRINRFFGPELTSDKDLKKNGRGSFDVAVSEDGIVITKWFDNKPVLVASNFVAAGKMDLCQRWDKTSKEYINVSRPEAISLYNSNMGGVDKLDFLLSVYRSYRRSRKWTVRMITHAIDMAIVNSWLEYRKQAELLGVQHNKILDLWDFRMSIGQHLILHKVPPKRGRPSGQENTGTTNNKKNKTEARPYIELRFDSYGHFPKIDEKKDSTRCKMENCKGKSHTFCVKCNVHLCFVSGRNCFFKFHVK from the exons ATGGATATAAACACAGATATAAAACCAAGGTGCCAAGATGTGAGTGAGGAGACTTGTAGAGCAGAAATATATTGTAAGAGGGATGATTCATTATTGGACAGCTGTAAAATTGAAATTCAGGAAGAATGTAAGAAAGAAAGTACACATGATACATACGTTTATTCAGACTTGGAGCAATCTCCCATAAAGATTGAAAAGTTGGATATAAAACCAGAGGTCAGTGAGGAGCCTTATAGGGAAGAAATATATCATAATAAGATGGATTATTCATTATTGGACACCTGTAAAATTGAAGTTCAGGAGGAATCTAAGGAAGAAAGTACACATGATACATTCGTTTATTCAGACTTAGAGCAGTTCCCCATAAAGATTGAAGCAAAACAAGATGAAAGTAAGCTTACACCAGTTGAAGAAATAGGAACAAATGAAACAG ATATCCATAAAATGGAAAGTTTACCGTCAACTAGTAAAGAAAAGAGATGGTCACGACCCTTGACTGAGGATGAACTTCTGGATTTACTCATGAAAGACGATGACTCAGAAATATTACGTTTGTCAGATGCTGATGACGCCAACAGTATTGCGGATCTAAATGACGTTTCCTCAGAATTTGGCGATGATATCCAAGATATTGAGGAAACTATTTTTGACGGATTGATCCAAGAACAGAAGTCAACAGAAAGAGGTGAGTTAGAAAATCTAGAATATCCCAATGAAGTGACTACAGAACAACCAATGTCTGAGGACATGAAAACCAAAGAAAATTCCAACCAAACCACTGAAAAACAAACAACTGCAAAGGAGAGACTGCTAGAGTTTTGTGAAGAGTTCAAACTCACAAATAAGAAAGATGTTTGTTggaaaaaaaatattacctatcTTACCAGGCCAGTACAGTGGTTTGTTCCAGAAGAAGTACAAGTTGATGAATTACCTGCTCCTAttgaatattttatgaaatacaTACCTGATGCTCTGTTTGAGAAGATTTCAGAAATGACTAACTTACATGCCgtacaaaaaaatattgctcggTTTTCTCCATCAgataaagaagaaataaagcgaTTTGTAGGCATTCACATTATTATGGGAAATCTAAAATTCCCAAGAGCAAGACTGTATTGGTCCCAGCTTACAGGTATTTCAATTGTAAAAGATAATATGACATTCAATCGCTTCTCTAAGTTGCGCAATACCATTCACTTAGTAGATGTAACAGCAAGAGGTGACGAAACAGATCGCATGTGGAAAGTCCGAGAAATATATAATTCCATTAGAAATCGTTGTAGGGAACTTCAAACCGAAACAAATTTGTGCATTGACGAGCAAATTGTTCCATTCAAGGGACAGATCAATGTCAAGCAGTACCTCCCAAATAAACCGAAAAAATGGGGGATCAAATTATGGATATTGGCTGGACAATCTGGTACCATTTACGATTTCATCATATATCAAGGTGCTGAAAcggaaataaaagaaaattatgcACAGTTTGGACAAGGAGCTGGAACTGTGATGCAGCTAGTTGAGAGAATTGAAGAAACTCATCACGGTTTGTACTTTGATAATTTCTTTAGTTCTTATCACCTCTTTCAATGGTTGAACAATAAATCTATTATGGCTGTCGGAACAATTAGAATAAACCGATTTTTTGGACCAGAACTAACATCTGATaaagatctaaaaaaaaatggtaGAGGTAGTTTTGATGTAGCGGTTAGTGAAGATGGAATTGTGATTACAAAATGGTTCGACAATAAACCAGTTTTAGTGGCTTCAAATTTTGTTGCAGCGGGAAAAATGGATTTGTGCCAGAGATGGGATAAGACGTCGAAAGAGTATATAAATGTATCTAGACCGGAAGCCATATCGCTTTACAATTCCAACATGGGTGGTGTTGATAAGTTAGATTTTTTATTGAGCGTTTACAGATCCTACAGACGATCCAGAAAATGGACTGTACGTATGATAACACATGCTATAGATATGGCGATAGTAAATTCGTGGTTGGAATATAGAAAACAAGCTGAACTGCTAGGCGTACAACACAATAAAATCCTGGATTTGTGGGACTTTAGAATGAGTATTGGGCAACACCTCATTTTACATAAGGTTCCACCAAAGAGAGGCAGACCATCTGGTCAAGAAAATACTGgtacaacaaataataaaaaaaacaaaactgaAGCAAGGCCATATATTGAATTACGGTTCGACAGCTATGGACATTTTCCgaaaatagatgaaaaaaaaGATAGTACACGTTGCAAAATGGAGAACTGTAAGGGAAAATCACATACATTTTGCGTGAAATGTAATGTTCACTTATGTTTTGTAAGCGGTCGtaactgtttttttaaatttcatgtaaaatGA